The DNA segment ATCTGCAAAGGTTTGGCTGCAAAAAAAGATGACACATTGGCTCTTGGCTTAAAGTTATCGGATTCAATATCTGCTTCAGGTTCAAACAAACGATACAAAGCCGTATATGCTTTCTCCCTTTCTTTATCGCCATATTTTTGTGCCAATCGTATCATATCACCCATAGGCTCAGTATAAAGCGAGCTATAATAGCTATCACCAAAGCCAACAATTTGCTCATTAGGGAAAAGGTATTGAGGCAACATTTTCACCGCCTTATCCATCACCGGCGTGTATGGAAGGATATTATGGTCAAAGGTATTATCAAAATCGTGAATAAAGCTCATTAGCTCCTTGGTGACACTTTGCGAATATCCCGGACATTCGGCCCAAACGCCATTATTTTCATCATAACCATAATCCATCAACTTGGTCATTGACCACTGACGTGGACTGGTCACATTAAGAATGTGATTAATATAGTATTCACGTCCTTTACCATCGGCATAATTTTCATTGTTCTGCAATACCATGGCTGCTTTTAAAATGATATTAGCCTGATGTAGGTTCCAGTTATTTTGAGGCACGCCATTTTTGATTATTATGTCCGTCCATTTTTTAATTGTCTCATCGTATCTCTCCACCTGTTCATTGTATTTGGCCTCAATATAGGGGTGTAGGAAATCGTACAATTCCGCAATATCCTTCAAATTACTTTCATGAATAACCTGGAAACAACTTAGTCCAACTAAGGTTTGAATATGACCATTCAACAGGTCAATGGGTTCATTACGATAGTACATACCTTGCATATATGTATTAAAGATATCGAAGGCAAATTTGGCATACCGTTCGTCACCTTCAAGCCAATAAATAAAAGCCGCATCCCTTGCCAAACCAATGATTTTTTGATTAAGCTTATGAATAATACCACCCGTTTTTGATATCTCCACCCATTCAAAAGGTTGTCCTTCTTTGGTTTTATTGGGAAGGTACAGACCTCGTTCATCATCCATATAAGGTTTTACATCTTCTAATTTGGGCATCATATAATTGGTGGTATAATCCCTTGAACCGGCAAATCGCACCGTAGGAACAGGCGCCTCTCCATCGGCGTGAGAGTAATATATTCCTTCGATATAAACATTTGTAGACTTTGTTTTCCAGTACATTTGTAAACGCGAGGGCATCCATTGAGGATCATCCACATGACGTTGCACATAAGTATCTATTCGTTGATGAATTCCTGCGAGTACCTCCTGTGCCCACTTCTCATGCTGAATGGTTGATTCCAGCTCACCTTTCTCATCCTGTGTTATATACAAGCGAGGATAGGCCTGTTCCAGGTTTTCAGGCAGAGGTATGATTCTATATTCCTGCGCTTTTATTCCACCTGCCATTAAAACAAACAGGGTCCATATTTTCAGTTTCCTTATCATGCTGTTTACTATTTTATATTTATTAAGCTTCACTTATCAGAAATACCCAAAATTACAAACATGGGCACAGCAAACCATAAAACAAACCAGGAAGTCATATAATAGAAATATCCATTTATAGAAAATTTGTTGCATGAATACATTCTCATTACATAGAAAGAACAAGTATCTTATGATATGCCTGTTCTAATCGAAACTCCATCTGATGGGCATTGTTCCTGTTTATATTTCCGCGCCGTTCAATGAAATTACCATCATTCTTGTACAAGCGAATGCTTGTAGGTTTGAAACCCTGCGAATGAGGAATTTTTACAACAATCGGTTGATCGTTACTCAACACAAAGCCATCCTGTGTTTTTTCAATAGAAACCGTAGCAGGGATATTCAACGCTGTAATTTCCCACTCCTTGTATTTTAATTGGTAGATACCAGAAGCAAATATAAATTCGGGTATATCCTGACCCTCTTTTTCTCTTACAATAGATAATAGTCCTTTTTGGTAAAGATCATGTGCACCTATCACATCATTGGAGGATGTGGCAAGCGTTATCTTGTCAGAAGTACTATCGTCGGTATGTTGAATATGAATTTGCTGATCATATTTTGTTTCCTGTGAAAATATTACATTTTGAATTGGGTTAGATCCATTTTTAAAATAGGGATTAAAAACCACGACAAAAGGATTGGTCCATGCTTGTTCATTTCTTCTCAAGACAAGCGTAGGCATTTTCTTTCCATGTAAAGATTGGGGCGCCGTCCCTGTTCCTTTAGAGATAGCATTACTTTGAGGTGATTGTACGGAGAAAACAGTCTGTCTCTTACTTCCTTTGATCCATAACTTCATCAAATTGTCATCTTTATCTTCTTCTTGGATGGTAAATATGGCGCTTAGATCGGCATCAACCACTACCTTTTTCTTATCTGTTAAATAATCATAAGCCTTCAACTGACCTCCCTTTGATGTTAAATCATTACTTTTCTTAAGTAGCAGCGGGGTGTTTGACTGACTAAAAAGCTGAAATGAATGCCCCAGATTATGATAAAAATATTCATGCTTTTGATTTTCATTCTCCGTTTTTGATCTGAATAAATCAACAATATAAGGCTTACCAATCGGCGTATTGATTATAGCCATTAGTCTTTGCTGATGAGCGTTGGTCTTGGGTTCTACAAACGAAACCTTACAAAATGACACCTTATTAAACGAAGGATGTAATTCTCCGGACAAGGGGTAATGATTATCCAAACTATAAGGATGAAAGCTACGCATATTGCTATAATCAGATTTACCATCCACCACCACGGTATTATGAGCCGGCATCTTTGCATAATATTCCTTAAAATCAGCGCTCCAGTAACTTCTACCCCTACCCATATCGGGAGCAAGCACATAGTTGTTGGCATACAGCTCCATTGCTATTCCATTGGTATGCGCATGATTTCCATAAGAACCAACAGTAGAGACCATTGTAGCCTGATCCCCTTTTCCCATACGTTGCACAAACATGCTTACATTGGGCGCATAGAAAGTAGGCGTCATCAAGCCTGAGTAAACTAAATCACGAACAGCAGTGCTATCCTCTAACTCATCCACATAAAAATTCAATTGAAAAAGATTATCCACCTTCCTCTTGTACTGCCCATTTTGAATATATGGCTGCAATAAAGAGCTCAATAATTTTTCTTTGCTAATACTTCCATATTTATGGTAATTTGAAATCAACAGCTCAAAATTTTCAAAAGGAATAGTTCCATGACCTGAATCTCCAAAGCCCACATTATTACCACTGGGAAACAAATATTGAAAACAGGCCAGAGCCGCTTTCTCTATCATTGGATAATTTACCAATTCATTGGCATTTGTTACATTGTCGAGCAATGTCAGTATTTCAAGGAGTGTTGTATTTACATGCATTGAATAAGAAGGCGACTCCGGCCAAATACCAGTTTGCTGATCATAAACCAACAGTGCATCTTTAATGGCAATTTGTCTGGGTGTTGACTCGTCAAAAGTATACTTTAAATAATACTGTTGCCCCTTACCATTGTCGTAGTGATCATCCCCTTCGAGCACCAAGGCGATATACATTAAGAATCTGGCTTGAAACAAATTCCAATTATTATCCGGTATACCAAACTGAATAATCTGGTCTCCCCATTTTTGAAAAACAGCCTGAGCATGGTCCAAACTTTTATTTTCCTGAACAAAATAATGATACAAATAATCGTAAGTCAACGCCAAATAAACCACTGCCTGCTCATGTATTACCTCAAAAGTAGCCAGTCCGGATATAAACCGTTGGTTAGAATCGTCCAGCACCTCAGGCGGATTACGATAATACATACCTTCGGTATAGGTAAAGAACACAGGAGAAGCCAATTCTGCGTATTTTTTATCGCCCGTAAGCCAATACAAAAAGGCAGCATCTTGCGCAATGGAAAGAATACTTCTGTTAATTCCCTCTATCATATGACCGACTTTAGAAGGATGTACCCACTCTTTTTTACCAGTTTCTTTATGTTTTAAATAATATCCTCGTTCGTCATCATAATAAGGACTTACTTCTTCTAAGCGCAACTTTTGATAATCGGTTGCCCAGTCTCGTGTTCCAGAAAAACGGACTGTAGGCACCGGTGCCTCGCCATCTGAATGAGAAAAATTACCTCCTTTTAGATAAACATTGGTATGTTTAGTTTTCCAATTCATTTGTAAACGTGAAACCAACCATTCCGGATCATTTTCACAACGATCCAAATATTTTTCCATGTCCTTTTTTTTACGTTCAATATATTCCTTTTTCCATTCTACGCTTTCGAGCGACTTTAAAAAAGAATCTCTTGAGGTATCGCTATTTAAGATACGTGGATGATGAAAAGACGTAAAATCATCGTTTTTTTTGACCTGGCTCCAGGATACAGAGCAGAATACAACAATAGTACAAGTCATTACTATTGTTAAACAAAACTGTTTCATTTTTAATGGGTATAATTACATATTTTATTTAATAGGCGTTACAGGTTCATTAAGCACGACACCTTCGTCCAAGGTATACTCTATGGGTTTTATTCTTCCATCTTCAAAAAACGACATCTTTTCAAAACAAGCTGAACGACGAAAAAAAGTGCCATCGTTTACATCTCCCCTTTGATAAAAGAAATACCACTGTTTGTTAAATTCAATAGCAGACATATGAGTCGGTGCATCCTTTTGTGTTTTAGTAATAAAGCCCATAAAATCGGCGTACTTTTCATTGGGCAATGGAGAATCGGCCATCCAATATGCCGTGCGCCATCCTTTTCGTCCCATAAAATAATACTTACCATTTCGCTTAAAACAGTGCACTGCTTCATTTACAGTTTCTTCGCTCAAACGTTGCCATTCACCATCTAACTCAATCATATTATCTTTAAGTAAAGCACCCATGATATGCTTTCCCTTGTCTCCGATATCTATTTTTGCATCATTACCATATATATAAGCTTGTCCATCATCATCCACAAAAACCGTAGGGTCAAAGATCGAAGTAATTTTATCCGTGACCGCCTCTTGCCAAGGCCCTTCCGGGTGCCTACTTTTGGCAACTCCAATATGTGTTTTATTAAAAGGAAAATAGAAGTAATACCATCCATCCTTATAAGCCACATCAGGAGCATTCATTTGACCATGTGCCCAAGAAAATTCACGAGGTTTGAGCACAACACCATGGTTCTTCCAGGTCACCATATCCTCTGTTTCAAGCACCACATAATCCTGCATCGTACTATAATTGATAGCAGTATCCACATCGTGAGAACAATACAAATAAACTTTCCCATTATAAACCTCGGCAGCAGGATCTGCGATATACAAAAAGTTTGGTTCACCTTTTTTTAAAATGGGATTTTGTGCATTGCCCACTATAAGGGCTAGCGCAAACAAACCGAAGAGTAGCATTTTTCCTCTTTTGATCATTGGATATTATTTTCTGTCTGAAATATATTTTTTATGAAGAACCGCAATCACTTTTCCAATACCTCCTTTGCATTACATCTATTACAGCATTCAATGCATCATCCGGCTTTAACAGAGTAAAAAAAAACGGTTCTGACACCCTTGAAGCTTGTACAGAACCGTTCTTGTATCTAATAATTTAACCTGGTTTATTCACAAATTGACCTAATGAAAAGCTCTATCTATTCGTAATAGATCATTTATGAATAGCTCAGATTAAATACCTATTGCAATACAATCTTCACCACAGATACATATTGATCCGGTGCTTCAGCAGGTAGTTTAATACTATGATCCACTACATCTAAAGTAGTACTCAAATCAGCCAAGAGACCTGCGCTTTTAATTTTCATATTGGGATTCAGATGAAGTACCCCATCTTTGGGCCAATCAAAGACATGCGCATAGACAACACCCTCTTTAGAGGTATATCTTCCCCAATCAGGTCGGTCATAAGGACTCGCTTTAGCACCATAGATTGATTCGCCATTTGCCTTTGTCCATTTTCCCATTTCAGCCAAGCGCTCTACACTCTCGGGAGGAAATAAGCCTTGAGCATCAGGGCCAATGTTTAACAAAAAGTTACCTCCTTTAGAAACAATATCCACTAAATGCTGAATCAATGTTTCACTACTTTTCCAATTGGTATCAGAAGGTTTATATCCCCATGATCCGTTCATGGTCATACAAGCCTCCCAATCAGAATCAATACCCGTTGCAGGTATTTCCTGCTCTGGAGTTCCAAAATCGCCAGCAAAATTACCTTCCTTATCCATCCCTTCCATACCATTTCTACCTTTGTCCACACGGTTATTAACAATAACATTCGGTTTTATTCCACGGATATACGAATAAAAATCCTTTCCCATCTCCGTAGTATAATCGGCAATCCAATCTCCATCAAACCAAATCACATCCACATTATCATACTTGGTCAACAACTCTCCAACCATCGGCTTCAGATAATTTTCATAATATTTAGGAAATTCAGGATTAACTACTGTTTGGTCTTTTTGACCTGCATTATAGTTTGGATACAATGGAGCTTGTGCCTGAGGTTGATGCCAATCAACAATAGAGTGATATAAACAAAAATGAATATCAGCCTTTCTACAAGCCTCAGAAAGTGCTTTAACGATATCTTTTTTATAAGGACTAGCATCCATTACATCATAATCTGTTAACTCAGAATCCCACATACAAAAACCATCATGATGCTTTGATGTGAGAACGATATATTTCATACCGGCATCCTTGGCCATCTTCACCCATTTATCAGCATCAAACTCAACAGGATTAAATTTCGCCGTAACCTCTTTTTCATAATCCTCAATGGTATAATCCAATTTATCCATTATCCATTCAGCTCCACCTTTGCATATTTCACCATTGCGTTCTCCTCCCGGCACAGCATAAGGCCCCCAATGAATAAACATACCAAACCGGGCATCACGCCACCATTCCATACGTTCATCATCGGATAATACCACTTGTTTTGCCTTTTCCGGGGCCTTTTCCTTTTTCTTTTGTTTAGGTGCACACCCTATATTCAAGATGAATACACTAAACACAACCATTTGAAGAATCTTTCTCATCGTATTTATCATTATATATTGTTCAAAAATTCATTAAACTACCTATCTATTTTTCTAAATAAAATCACTTAACAACTTTCAATCTATAAATTTTAAAATTATCTACTGTCATATGATTATGAACAGTACGAATACCAAAATAACCTGAGGTATAAGGATCACTGTCGAAATAATCAAAAATCAACTCGTTATTACGGTAATACTGAATGATGCCATCACAAGCAATGATTCTTATTTTCGCTACTTCATTTGGCTTAATTAAATACTTTGGATCAGTAAGGTCATGGGCTGGCAACAAAGGTTTTTCTCCTGTCCCCGTATATCTCCTAAACCGTGTTTTTGTATTATAATGCCCACCTAAACCTACGTAATATAACGACAAATAATCATAATTAGAGAACTTACCCCCTCTTCGCTCGCCATTTTTAAAAAAATCACTGGGATATTCCGGGTCATTGGCCATCCAAAAACAATTCAAATCAGAAGCCCGGTCTAATGGCCCATCCTCTTTAATCACATAAGTATCGTATTCAATCATGATAGGTCCTTTTTGTTTATACTTATACCAAACCGTGCAGCCTTTTGCATCTTCTATTTCAAGCTTACCATTGTTATGAAATACTTTTCCTCCTGGCATTTGCTCTACACTCCAATGATCAATTCCAGCTTCAAAGTCATCACTTACAATCAGTTTTGTTTTTACAGTTAGTGTATCATTTATCACTACTTTTTTTACTTTTCTAGCCTCCACATGAAATGCTAAAAACAGAAATATAATTGATATAATACTTAATTTCATATGTTTATAATTTGTTTCTTAATGGTCATATGGAACTCGCCGTGATAATCATTCACCTGTGTGAGAGATCACTCTCATGGCTCGTTTCATATGCATAAATTTATTTTTCAAAGAATCCAACCTCGATCAACCAAATATAATATTTACGTATCCCATTTTATTTTGAGATGACAATAGTATTGATGGATTTAGGTTTTAAATCAGCCTTAACTTTAAAGCTATCGATTGCTATATTTACATTTTTTTCGTGCTCTTCAGGGTTATAAACCATCACAATAGTTCTGCCGTCCTTCAATCCAAAGGCCAATTGATTCTCACCTTCTGACTTAAGAAAACGATCACCTGGTTGTACAAAATGCGAAAGATGTTTGAATAAATAAAACTCATCCGTATAGGTAACCTGTTTCGATTGAGAATCAATTACGATCATTGAGTTTTGAGGCCACCCCCATGCACTCTTTCCTGTTTCATCCAATATCATATTCCAGTACATATAAGAACCTGCACCATGATTAAAATAATGCACCATCGATTTCCAAGATCTTTTAAGCGAAGACCAATCATTCTCATGTTCACCACACTTATTCTCTGTCTGCATAAATTTAATATTTGGGTAATTTTGATAGACTTCAGGAAGAGATCTTTCCCCATTCCACTGATAACCAACACCCTTAATATACTTCTTTGCATTTTTATCATCCAAGGCATATTTTACATAACGAGGATCAGGGCTATTGATAGTACCCAACCAAATTTCGGTTTCCAAACCATCTTCTTTAAATTGAGGGCCCAAAAACTCACCAATAAAATATGTCATATCCTCCGTATGCCAAGTACAAGCTGGCCAATTAGGTGCATAAAGAATTTCGTTTTGAGGCATAATCATAAAAACGGGCGTTCCAGCCTCTTCATAAGCTTTTACATACTTTGAAAAATATAAAGCATAGGCTTCTAGGTATCTTTTTTGCATTTTAAAAGCAGTGGAGCTAATTCGTATGGTCTTTCCTGGATCCATTTCATTTCCACCTGTACGTCCTCCCATATCACCAGCTCTCAAGGTATAGTGTTCATTTACTTTCATCCATGCAGGAGGTGTCCATGGAGAACCCCAAAGTTTAAAATTCGGATCTCGTTTAAATGCTTCTTTGATATAGGGAATCAAAATAAAACGATCACGATCTATATTAAAATCCCGCATCACAAAATCTTCAGGAACATCATTCAAAGAATAATAACTAAGGGCATAATCACTGGCACCAATGGGAGTTCTACACATTGAAAAATTACAACCGCTCTCGGCAAACAAGGCATCAAATACTTGGTCTGCTTCTTTTTTCGGAAGCACGCTAACAGCTGTCCAGCCTAATTCATTAAAAGCACCTCCAATACCATCAATGGGCTGCAGCGCTTGCGTCGTATTAACCGTTATATCCATTTTTTGCTCCGAAGTCTTTAATATCTTTTTCCGTACGACCCACCTTTCATCTGACGTTGTATAAACCATACTTGCTTTTTGGGCGCTGGAAAAAGGCACACCCAACATCACCGTCAGAACCAAGAATAATACCCGATAACTTAAATTCATACTTTTCATATGTTTGTAATTTGTTTCTTAATGGTCATATGGAACTCGCCGTGATAATCATTCACCGCTGTGAGAGATCACTCTCATGGCTCGTTTCATATGTTAAAATTTATTTTTAAGGCCATATGGGACTCTCCAGAATTAACCATCACTCTGTGGGCGAATCCATTCCCATGGCTCGTTTCATATATTAGAAAAACAATGATATGATAAAAATATGCCACTTGTTATAATCGCTTTGCACACAAAAATAAGCTTACAGACCTCCTTAAGATGACATTTAAATATCATTTAATGCAAAAAATGTTGCATGCTGTAAATATTAAGAACCCATATTGAACAGCGCTAATACTTAATTTACACACTGATTCTCAAACATATTGACATACCAGTGCATAGAAAAGCCTGCCCTATAAAAACAGAACAGGCTTTAACTTATATTTAACCAGAAGTATATCGATACAAAAGGAATTACACCCCTCTCACGGACACACTTACCTTCCTTTGCAAAATCAGCTTCATACCGCTGGTCATAGTTGCTACTGCGACAATATTAAAGGATTTATCCAACACAGCCCCTTTGGGTACCTCATAATTAAACACCCCCGTTTTATTCTTATTCACATTACAAATAGTCAAATTCTTATGAAAGAATTTTCCTTCAATTAATTTCCCTTCATAATACTCAACCGATTTTACTCTATCTGCACCTTCACCCACCAAAGAAGCCTTGATTCTGTACATATTAATACTTCTAATTTCGTCTACCTTTTGAATTCTTAAAGTGGGTTGATCACGGAGCTTTCCTAAATTAGTATACTCCTTTAAACCTGTTCCTACCATACCACCCTTATAAAAATATTCGGCAGTTATGTTTCCGCTGCGATCATACCTTTTGCAAGTTCCATCCAGCCTGCCATTTTTGTATTCCTGCTCTTTCCATACTTTTCCATTGGAATGATACGTATAGCGTTTACCTTCCTTTTTATTATTCACATAATTGATTTTTTCATACACCTTTCCAGCATTCGAATATCGAATACTCAAACCATGTCTAACAACTTCGCCTTTTTCATTTTTCTTTAAGGATACCTTCCATTCAACCGGAGACGATGGATCATTATTAAAATGTTTTTTTTGAATATATGTGCCATCCGGGTTAGTAGCAGCTTTTTTGGTAGATGCTTGCTGAGGTGCAAAAAAATCACAAGCAGACAGCACCATTACCATCACTAGTAATGCAAATAATTTTCTCATAATGAATAATTTACTTTTATTATTTTGATATTTATACGAATTCATCGTCTTATAATTTTCGTTCCTTCGTTTATTTTTCAACAATATGCATGGCAAAGCCACTGTTTGCTTTTATTTCCAGCTCCATAGAGTCTATACTCTGTAATTCAAGTTCTTTAATAGCCACCTGTGTTCGAGTTACTGCTTTTTCATCATCCGTATATAGTTTAGCGCTATAGCTAGTCCCATCTTCCAAAAAGGAAAAATCCAAAGACAGCGCTCTTTCCTGGTTTCCATTAATTCCTCCCATATACCAATCTTTACCTTTTCTTCGGGCAATCACAGCTATCTTACCTATCTCACCCACAATCACTTTTGTTTCATCCCATGTGGTGGGAACACTGTTAAAAAATGCAAGTTCAGGTTCATTACCAATGGTTCTTGTATCCCCCCATAATCCATCATTCTTAACCGGAGCAGCAGGGGCCTTATCATACCAATATAAAAACTGTAGAGGACTGAAAATGCAAACTGTTTTAGCTAGTTGAGACGCATGAGAGCCCATTTTTTCCACCCGTTTATTATAATAGCAAACAGTGTTATCCGCGGCACCTGCCAACAAGCGAGTAAACATAGATATTAAAGTATGTTCGTTACTAACTGTTGTTTCATCACCTGCAATTCCTTCTTGCGTTAAAAGGTTAGGATACGTACGTGAGACCCCAGTAGGACGGTACTCGTCATGAACATCAACAATTAATTGATACTGCGCTGCCTTTTTAATAGCCTCATGCAACCAAGCAGTTGCGTCCTGATCACCCACTCTTACAAAGCCAAATTTAATACCTGCGACACCCCATTTTTT comes from the Saccharicrinis fermentans DSM 9555 = JCM 21142 genome and includes:
- a CDS encoding family 43 glycosylhydrolase → MIKRGKMLLFGLFALALIVGNAQNPILKKGEPNFLYIADPAAEVYNGKVYLYCSHDVDTAINYSTMQDYVVLETEDMVTWKNHGVVLKPREFSWAHGQMNAPDVAYKDGWYYFYFPFNKTHIGVAKSRHPEGPWQEAVTDKITSIFDPTVFVDDDGQAYIYGNDAKIDIGDKGKHIMGALLKDNMIELDGEWQRLSEETVNEAVHCFKRNGKYYFMGRKGWRTAYWMADSPLPNEKYADFMGFITKTQKDAPTHMSAIEFNKQWYFFYQRGDVNDGTFFRRSACFEKMSFFEDGRIKPIEYTLDEGVVLNEPVTPIK
- a CDS encoding DUF6250 domain-containing protein, which gives rise to MKLSIISIIFLFLAFHVEARKVKKVVINDTLTVKTKLIVSDDFEAGIDHWSVEQMPGGKVFHNNGKLEIEDAKGCTVWYKYKQKGPIMIEYDTYVIKEDGPLDRASDLNCFWMANDPEYPSDFFKNGERRGGKFSNYDYLSLYYVGLGGHYNTKTRFRRYTGTGEKPLLPAHDLTDPKYLIKPNEVAKIRIIACDGIIQYYRNNELIFDYFDSDPYTSGYFGIRTVHNHMTVDNFKIYRLKVVK
- a CDS encoding heparinase II/III domain-containing protein, with translation MKQFCLTIVMTCTIVVFCSVSWSQVKKNDDFTSFHHPRILNSDTSRDSFLKSLESVEWKKEYIERKKKDMEKYLDRCENDPEWLVSRLQMNWKTKHTNVYLKGGNFSHSDGEAPVPTVRFSGTRDWATDYQKLRLEEVSPYYDDERGYYLKHKETGKKEWVHPSKVGHMIEGINRSILSIAQDAAFLYWLTGDKKYAELASPVFFTYTEGMYYRNPPEVLDDSNQRFISGLATFEVIHEQAVVYLALTYDYLYHYFVQENKSLDHAQAVFQKWGDQIIQFGIPDNNWNLFQARFLMYIALVLEGDDHYDNGKGQQYYLKYTFDESTPRQIAIKDALLVYDQQTGIWPESPSYSMHVNTTLLEILTLLDNVTNANELVNYPMIEKAALACFQYLFPSGNNVGFGDSGHGTIPFENFELLISNYHKYGSISKEKLLSSLLQPYIQNGQYKRKVDNLFQLNFYVDELEDSTAVRDLVYSGLMTPTFYAPNVSMFVQRMGKGDQATMVSTVGSYGNHAHTNGIAMELYANNYVLAPDMGRGRSYWSADFKEYYAKMPAHNTVVVDGKSDYSNMRSFHPYSLDNHYPLSGELHPSFNKVSFCKVSFVEPKTNAHQQRLMAIINTPIGKPYIVDLFRSKTENENQKHEYFYHNLGHSFQLFSQSNTPLLLKKSNDLTSKGGQLKAYDYLTDKKKVVVDADLSAIFTIQEEDKDDNLMKLWIKGSKRQTVFSVQSPQSNAISKGTGTAPQSLHGKKMPTLVLRRNEQAWTNPFVVVFNPYFKNGSNPIQNVIFSQETKYDQQIHIQHTDDSTSDKITLATSSNDVIGAHDLYQKGLLSIVREKEGQDIPEFIFASGIYQLKYKEWEITALNIPATVSIEKTQDGFVLSNDQPIVVKIPHSQGFKPTSIRLYKNDGNFIERRGNINRNNAHQMEFRLEQAYHKILVLSM
- a CDS encoding toxin-antitoxin system YwqK family antitoxin, which codes for MRKLFALLVMVMVLSACDFFAPQQASTKKAATNPDGTYIQKKHFNNDPSSPVEWKVSLKKNEKGEVVRHGLSIRYSNAGKVYEKINYVNNKKEGKRYTYHSNGKVWKEQEYKNGRLDGTCKRYDRSGNITAEYFYKGGMVGTGLKEYTNLGKLRDQPTLRIQKVDEIRSINMYRIKASLVGEGADRVKSVEYYEGKLIEGKFFHKNLTICNVNKNKTGVFNYEVPKGAVLDKSFNIVAVATMTSGMKLILQRKVSVSVRGV
- a CDS encoding glycoside hydrolase family 30 protein, which translates into the protein MKSMNLSYRVLFLVLTVMLGVPFSSAQKASMVYTTSDERWVVRKKILKTSEQKMDITVNTTQALQPIDGIGGAFNELGWTAVSVLPKKEADQVFDALFAESGCNFSMCRTPIGASDYALSYYSLNDVPEDFVMRDFNIDRDRFILIPYIKEAFKRDPNFKLWGSPWTPPAWMKVNEHYTLRAGDMGGRTGGNEMDPGKTIRISSTAFKMQKRYLEAYALYFSKYVKAYEEAGTPVFMIMPQNEILYAPNWPACTWHTEDMTYFIGEFLGPQFKEDGLETEIWLGTINSPDPRYVKYALDDKNAKKYIKGVGYQWNGERSLPEVYQNYPNIKFMQTENKCGEHENDWSSLKRSWKSMVHYFNHGAGSYMYWNMILDETGKSAWGWPQNSMIVIDSQSKQVTYTDEFYLFKHLSHFVQPGDRFLKSEGENQLAFGLKDGRTIVMVYNPEEHEKNVNIAIDSFKVKADLKPKSINTIVISK
- a CDS encoding alpha-L-fucosidase — protein: MRKILQMVVFSVFILNIGCAPKQKKKEKAPEKAKQVVLSDDERMEWWRDARFGMFIHWGPYAVPGGERNGEICKGGAEWIMDKLDYTIEDYEKEVTAKFNPVEFDADKWVKMAKDAGMKYIVLTSKHHDGFCMWDSELTDYDVMDASPYKKDIVKALSEACRKADIHFCLYHSIVDWHQPQAQAPLYPNYNAGQKDQTVVNPEFPKYYENYLKPMVGELLTKYDNVDVIWFDGDWIADYTTEMGKDFYSYIRGIKPNVIVNNRVDKGRNGMEGMDKEGNFAGDFGTPEQEIPATGIDSDWEACMTMNGSWGYKPSDTNWKSSETLIQHLVDIVSKGGNFLLNIGPDAQGLFPPESVERLAEMGKWTKANGESIYGAKASPYDRPDWGRYTSKEGVVYAHVFDWPKDGVLHLNPNMKIKSAGLLADLSTTLDVVDHSIKLPAEAPDQYVSVVKIVLQ